The following coding sequences are from one Methylothermaceae bacteria B42 window:
- a CDS encoding protein kinase, producing the protein MTDFELEIGQHSETGRKKDNQDSFGVLIPDEPEVTYKGIVAVIADGVSGCEDGKIASESCVKSLLHDYYATPDSWSVKRSVEKVLLATNRWLYGQGSQPGSLASTLSALIVKSSTAHIFHIGDSRIYRLRGGRLEQLTQDHSWGSGENQYLSRAMGIDLRLDIDYRSLAVEPEDIFIFTTDGVHEYVSSEVIVKAIEEHEDLNQAAYELVRQAYDAASPDNLTCQIIHFRQLPVPSEQEVLLKLSELPFPPLLEAGMKLDGYRIVREISASKRVQIYLAIDEESGDKVVLKTPSPNFEDDPIYIDLFSHEEWVGSRIQSPHVMRVFKPKRRRSCLYLVSEYIEGETLRQWMDEHPQRDFQQVRELVSQIAKGLLAFHRLEMLHQDLKPENVMIDRDGIVKLIDFGSVKIAGLEEVSSPLERIQLLGTKHYAAPEYFLGYGGSSRSDQFSLAVIAYELLTGRLPYGEKYGEGNITRVKYISARRWNPEIPVWMDRALEKALSIDPDKRYPTLSEFLHDLEKPNPNFLQQDRQPLLERDPVAFWKVTALVSMMVNVLLLLRWLL; encoded by the coding sequence ATGACGGATTTTGAACTAGAGATCGGACAGCACTCGGAAACCGGCAGGAAAAAGGACAATCAGGATTCTTTTGGGGTTTTGATTCCGGATGAACCGGAGGTGACCTATAAAGGCATTGTGGCGGTGATTGCCGATGGCGTCAGCGGTTGCGAGGACGGCAAAATCGCCAGCGAAAGCTGTGTGAAAAGCCTGTTGCACGATTACTATGCCACGCCCGATTCCTGGAGCGTCAAACGGTCAGTGGAAAAAGTCCTGCTGGCAACCAATCGCTGGCTCTATGGTCAAGGAAGCCAGCCGGGCAGTCTTGCCAGCACCCTCAGCGCATTGATTGTGAAGTCCAGTACTGCTCATATCTTTCATATTGGCGATAGTCGCATTTACCGTCTGCGCGGTGGCCGGTTGGAACAGCTGACGCAGGATCATAGTTGGGGGAGCGGTGAAAACCAGTATCTATCACGGGCCATGGGCATTGATCTGCGCCTGGACATTGATTACCGCTCTTTGGCGGTGGAACCGGAAGATATCTTTATTTTTACCACCGATGGCGTGCACGAATACGTGTCTTCCGAGGTTATTGTCAAAGCCATCGAAGAACATGAAGATCTCAATCAGGCAGCCTATGAATTAGTGCGGCAAGCCTACGATGCCGCCAGTCCCGACAATCTGACCTGCCAAATTATCCATTTTCGCCAATTGCCGGTTCCTAGTGAGCAGGAAGTCCTGCTTAAACTGTCAGAATTGCCCTTTCCGCCATTATTGGAGGCGGGAATGAAGCTGGATGGTTACCGTATTGTCCGCGAAATCAGTGCCAGCAAGCGGGTGCAGATTTATTTGGCGATCGATGAAGAAAGCGGTGACAAAGTAGTTCTCAAGACCCCTTCACCCAATTTCGAAGACGATCCCATCTACATCGATTTATTCTCCCACGAAGAATGGGTCGGTAGCCGGATTCAGAGCCCCCATGTAATGCGGGTTTTCAAACCCAAGCGGCGCCGTTCCTGTCTTTATCTGGTGAGCGAATATATTGAAGGGGAAACCCTGCGCCAGTGGATGGACGAACACCCCCAGCGTGATTTCCAGCAAGTGCGTGAGCTTGTGAGCCAGATTGCCAAGGGCCTGCTGGCCTTCCATCGCCTGGAAATGCTGCACCAGGATCTCAAGCCGGAAAACGTCATGATTGACCGGGATGGTATTGTCAAACTCATCGATTTCGGTTCGGTCAAGATTGCAGGTCTCGAGGAAGTCAGCAGTCCTCTCGAGCGGATTCAGTTGCTCGGTACCAAGCATTATGCCGCGCCGGAATATTTTTTGGGTTATGGGGGATCATCCCGGTCAGATCAGTTCTCCTTGGCGGTCATTGCTTACGAATTGCTCACGGGCCGCCTGCCTTATGGGGAAAAATATGGAGAAGGTAATATCACCCGGGTAAAATATATTTCAGCGCGGCGCTGGAATCCGGAAATTCCGGTATGGATGGATCGGGCCTTGGAAAAAGCCTTGAGCATAGACCCTGACAAGCGTTATCCAACTTTATCCGAATTTCTCCACGACCTGGAAAAACCCAATCCCAATTTTCTCCAGCAAGACCGTCAACCCCTATTGGAAAGAGATCCAGTAGCTTTTTGGAAAGTGACGGCGCTGGTTTCCATGATGGTTAACGTTTTATTGTTGCTACGCTGGTTGCTATAG
- a CDS encoding MFS transporter gives MTERFTFFSFSGRMRILHLTWLAFFISFFVWFNHAPLMASIRESFGLTAQQVKTLLILNIALTIPARVIVGMLVDHFGPKRVFSGLLFLASWVCFAFAFSQTFEQLALSRFLLGFVGAGFVIGIRMISEWFPAREVGLAEGIYGGWGNFGSAAAALILPTLALIYGGENGWRYAIATTGGIAMIYSVIYFFSVSDTPKGSTYFKPKKTGAMEVSSVGDFFFYLLMNLPLYLALALLTWKLNNLGLFTAALANVLYIILSLLYAYQIYHAVKVNHRVFKESVPEFDRYKFRQVAILNLAYFIAFGSELAAVSMLPLFYKDTFGVSEVLAGALASGFAFMNLVARPSGGLFSDKFSRKVTLMILMVGIGIGFLILSHIDSRWPLALAVAATMMCSFFVQAAEGAVFAMVPLIKRRLTGQIAGLTGAYGNVGGVVFLTVYSFVDAATFFMVIASAALAGMIAALFLEEPKGHMAETLPDGTVQMIEVE, from the coding sequence TTTTTTTCTTTTTCTGGCCGGATGCGTATATTGCATCTGACGTGGCTGGCTTTTTTTATCAGTTTCTTTGTCTGGTTCAACCACGCGCCGCTGATGGCCTCGATTCGGGAGAGCTTTGGTCTTACTGCCCAACAAGTCAAAACCTTGCTGATTCTTAATATCGCCTTGACCATTCCGGCGCGGGTTATTGTAGGTATGCTGGTGGACCACTTCGGCCCCAAGCGGGTATTTTCCGGGCTATTGTTTCTTGCCAGTTGGGTGTGCTTTGCTTTCGCCTTTTCCCAAACCTTTGAGCAACTTGCCTTGAGTCGATTCTTGCTCGGTTTCGTGGGTGCTGGATTTGTGATTGGCATTCGCATGATCAGCGAATGGTTTCCGGCCCGCGAGGTAGGGTTGGCGGAAGGCATCTATGGCGGCTGGGGGAATTTCGGCTCGGCGGCCGCCGCCTTGATACTCCCCACACTGGCTTTGATCTATGGTGGCGAGAACGGCTGGCGCTACGCCATCGCTACTACAGGTGGCATCGCCATGATTTATTCTGTTATCTACTTCTTTTCCGTTTCCGACACTCCCAAGGGTTCCACTTACTTCAAACCCAAGAAGACCGGTGCAATGGAAGTCAGCTCCGTGGGTGACTTTTTCTTCTATCTGTTGATGAATCTGCCGCTGTATTTGGCCTTGGCTTTGCTGACCTGGAAGCTCAATAATTTAGGATTGTTCACCGCCGCGTTGGCTAACGTCCTATATATCATCCTGAGTCTGTTATACGCCTATCAGATCTATCACGCAGTTAAAGTAAACCATCGGGTATTCAAGGAGTCAGTGCCAGAATTTGACCGCTACAAGTTCAGGCAAGTGGCGATTTTGAACCTGGCCTACTTCATTGCCTTCGGTTCAGAATTGGCGGCAGTGTCGATGTTGCCTCTATTTTACAAAGATACCTTTGGCGTCAGTGAGGTTTTGGCGGGCGCTTTAGCGTCTGGTTTTGCCTTCATGAACTTGGTGGCGCGGCCCAGCGGCGGCCTTTTCAGCGACAAGTTCAGCCGCAAGGTGACGCTCATGATTCTAATGGTTGGTATTGGCATCGGTTTTTTGATTCTGAGCCATATCGACAGCCGTTGGCCATTGGCGTTGGCTGTGGCAGCTACCATGATGTGCTCTTTCTTTGTTCAGGCTGCCGAAGGGGCCGTGTTCGCCATGGTGCCTTTAATCAAACGCCGCCTGACAGGACAAATTGCCGGTCTGACCGGCGCCTATGGCAACGTCGGAGGTGTGGTATTTTTAACAGTCTATTCCTTCGTTGATGCCGCCACTTTCTTCATGGTTATCGCCAGCGCCGCTTTGGCGGGCATGATTGCCGCTTTGTTCTTGGAGGAACCCAAAGGACACATGGCCGAAACGCTGCCTGACGGAACGGTGCAAATGATAGAGGTCGAATAG